The DNA sequence ATCGTTCTATAATTTCAAATATAGATAAAGCTATTATTAATGCTAATTTAGGCTTTATGCCTACTAATAAAGGAGATTTTATTCATATACACTTACCTACAATTACAGAAGAAAGCAGAATAAATTTTATAAAAAAAATAAAATTACAAACAGAACACGCAAAGGTTCTTGTAAGAGAAATCCGGAAAAAAAATAATCAACGTATAAAAAAATTAAAAATATCAGAAGATATTTCTAAAATAGGAGAAAATAGTATACAAAAAATAACAAATGAATATATACAAAAAATAGAAAAATTTTTTCTCTATAAAAAAAAAGAAATTTTGGGAAGATAAAATGATAAAAAAATATTCAATTAAAGAATTACTAAATAAAGGAAAATTTTTTATAAATAAAAAAGTACTAGTTGAAGGATGGATTCGTTCTTTTCGTTACTCTATTTTCATTATTTTAAATGATGGATCTACTATTCAAAATCTCCAAATTGTTTTATCCAAAAATAAATTAGATAAAACAATTATGAAAAAAATAACAATCGGTAGTTCAATTAGAGTTATAGGAATAGTAAAAAAAAGTGTTGGAAAAAAACAATATATTGAACTTCAATCTTTGAAGATAAACATATATGAATTAGTAAATTCAGATATTCTTCAAAAATCTATTTTACAACCCAAAAAACATAGTTTCGAAAAACTTAGAGAACAAGCTCATTTACGTTTTCGTACAAACATTTTTAGTTGTATTATGAGAATTCGTCATCATATTGCTTTTTGTATACATAAATATTTTCATGAACATGGTTTTTTTTATCTCCATACTCCAATTATTACTACTTCAAATTGTGAAGGGAGTGGAAAAATGTTTCAGATTACAACTATGGATTTCAAAAAAAATAAACTAATAGATTACACGAAAGATTTTTTTAAATGTAAAACTTATCTTAGTGTATCCGGACAATTAGAAGCGGAAACCGCTTCTTTAGGATTAGGAAAAGTATATACTTTTGGCCCTGTATTTCGAGCAGAAGATTCTAATACTTCACGACATTTATCTGAATTTTGGATGATTGAACCAGAAATTGCTTTTTATCATCTAGAAGAAAACATAAATCTAGCTGAAAATTTTGTGAAGTTTGTTATTCAATATACAATTGAAAATAGTACGGAAGATTTAATTTTTTTAAATCAATATTTGGAAAAATGGAATAAAAAGAAAAAAAATTACCTTTTAGAAAAATTAGAACTTATTTTAAAATTTCCATTTAAGAAAATTAGTTATACAGAAACTATAAAAATTTTAGATCAAGAAGAAAAGAAAAAAAATATAAAATTTTCACATCCAATTACTTGGGGAATGGATTTACAATCTGAACATGAACAATATTTGGTTGATAAATATTTTAAAAAAATCCCTGTTATTATATTTGATTATCCTTGCAATATTAAGGCTTTTTATATGCGTATGAATAATGATGGAAAAACTGTTAGAGCTATGGATATTTTATTTCCTGAAATAGGAGAAATTATTGGAGGATCTCAAAGAGAAGAACGCTATGATATATTATTACAACGTATGAAAGATACAAATATTGATATCAATAAACTTTGGTGGTATTTAGATACACGTCGTTTTGGTTCTGTTCCTCATAGTGGTTTTGGTTTAGGTTTTGATCGTTTAGTTCAATTTATCACAGGAATGAATAATATTCGTGATGTTATTCCATTTCCAAGAACTCCAAAAAATGCAGATTTTTGAAACATGTTAAAACAACAGTTATCGCAAAAAAGTCAACATAAACTTTCTCCACAACAAATTAGGCTAATGAAATTAGTTCAACTATCTACTTTAGATTTTGAACAAAAAGTTCAACAAGAATTAGAAGAAAATCCAGCTTTAGAAGAAGAAAATTGTTCAGATTTAGAAGAATATTCAGAGGTATTAGAAGAAAATAAAACAGATATCACAGAAGATAAAACTCAATCTTCAGATATCTATGATATAGATAATGAATATTTTAGTGATGATGAAATTGAAGATTTCCAAATCAATAACCCAAAGAATTATAGTTCAAAAAAATACATTCCTATTATATCAGAAATTTCTTTTCAAGAATATTTAAAAAATCAATTACATACATTTTTTTTAAATAAAAAAGATTTATTAATTGCTGATTTTATATTAGGAAATATAGATGATGATGGTTATATTAGAAGAAAAATTCTATCTATAGCGGATGATATCTTTTTAATTCTTGGAAAAACCGTATCTCCAGAAAAAATAGAAAAGTTACTTGTGAATTACATTCAAAAACTGGATCCCATAGGTGTAGGATCCAGAAATTTACAAGAATGTTTATTAATTCAATTAAATAAAAAAAAAATTAATAAAGAGGTTTTTTTATCAAAAAAAATTATACGAGATTATTTTGATTCTTTTGTAAAGAAACATTATAAAAAATTGCAAAAGAAATTGGGCATAACAAAAAAAAATTTACGAAAAGTTCTTGATCAAATAAAAAAATTAAATCCTAAACCAGGAAAAATTTATTCTGATAACACTAAAAATTTGAATCATATTATTCCAGATTTTGATATTTATGTTTCAGATGAAAAATTAGAACTTACTTTAAATCAAAAAAATATACCAGAAATAAAAATCTCTTCTTTATATTTAGATATGTTAAAATCTTATCAATCAGAAAAAAATGTAAAAAAAAATGAAGAAACTATAGTATTTTTAAAAAAAAAAATAGACTCAGCAAAATGGTTTGTAGACGCAATCAAACAACGTCAAAATACATTAATGTTAACAATGAATGCTATTATGGATTATCAAAAAGAATATTTTTTAACTGGAGATCCAGTTAAAATAAAACCTATGATTTTAAAAAATATTTCCCAAAAAATCGGCGTAGGAATTTCTACTGTTTCCCGTGTAGCTAATAGTAAATATGTTAATACACCATATGGAACTTTTTTAATTAAAAGTTTCTTTTCTGAAAAAATGATCAATCAAAAAGGAAAAGAAATTTCCTCTATTGAAATTAAAAAACTTTTAAAAGAATCAATAGATAAAGAAAATAAAAAAAAACCTTTTACTGACGAAAAATTATCCAAAATACTTAAAAAAAAAGGCTATCTTATAGCCAGAAGAACTATTGCAAAGTATAGAAATCAAATGCATTTTCCTGTTGCAAGAATGCGAAAAAATTTATAATTCTTTTATTATTACAGTTTTCCAATTAGAAAATTCTTTTATAGTCAAATCTGATAATTCTCTACCATATCCTGATTTTTTCACTCCTCCAAAAGGAAAACGTGGATCTGATTTCACAACTTCATTAATAAATATCATTCCCGTATTTATTTTTCTTGATATTTTTTCTGCTTTTTCTAAATCTTTCGTCCAAATAGAAGTTCCAAGTCCATATGGTGTATTATTAACAATATCAGGGATTTCTTTCTCTTGAGAAAAAGGAAAAATAATTCCTATTGGTCCAAATATTTCTTCTTCCTTTACTATACAGTTATTATTTTCTACTTTTAACAAAGAAGGATAAAAAAAATTACCATCTTTAATAATTTCTAAACATATTTTTCCTCCATTTATGATTATAGTTTTATATTGTTGATACAGTTTTTCAGATAAATCAGAGCGAGAAATATAGCCTATTTTAGTTGATTCATCGTACAAGTTTCCTTTATTATATGTTTTCATTTCTTGTATAACGGCTTCTATAAAATCATCTATGATACTTTTATCTACAACAAATCTTTTTGCAGAAATACATGTTTGGCCTGTGTTATTTAATCTAGATTTTGTAGCTATTTTTGCTATTTTTTTTATATTTTTTACATCTTTTAAAACTACAAAAGCGTCATTTCCTCCTAATTCTAAAATAGATTTTTTAATATATTTCCCCGATAATGATCCTATAATACCTCCCGTTAAAGTACTTCCTGTAAAAGTGACTCCTTGTATTATAGGATGAGCTATCACAGATTCTATCTGATTTATATCTATTAATAAAATTTGAAAAATTCCTTTAGGAAAATCGGATTCCAAAAATATTTTTTCTAAAATAAGAGAACATTCTGTTGTATTAATGGATGGTTTGATAAGAATTACATTTCCTAATAATAAATTAGGAATAGTAGACCTAATTGTTTGCCATATAGGATAATTCCAAGGCATAATTCCTAATATAGAACCTATAGATTCAAATATTACATAAGAATCTTTATATTCAGTAAAAATTTTTTCAAAAAAAATAGACTTTTTTAAGTCACAATAATATTCACATAAATTAATACTTTTATTTACTTCGGCATAAGATTGAGTAATAGGTTTTCCCATTTCTTGAGTAATGGAATAAGCTATAAGATTTTTATTTTTTTGTATACAAGAATACAATCTTCTTAAACATTGCACCTTAGAATTAAAAGAATAATTTTTCCATTTTTGATATGCATTTTGAGCTTCATATAGTTTAATATTAATATTTTTACTAGATAAATAATGATAAGTATTTAATACTTTATTATCTACAGGATTAATAGTTTGAAACATTTCATTGTTTTTTTAAATTCTCCCTAAACTAACAGTAATTTTTGAATTTAAAGCTGCGGCATAAAATTTTATTTTTTTGAAAAATAAAAATATACCATTAGCTCTGATAGGAGATAAAAAAGTTTGAAATCCTATTTCATAAATAAAACTAGCGTTAGAATAAATAATTTCAAAAGGAAATAGACCTGAATATACTTGAATCATAAGAGCAGCCATTCCTCTAGGTAATAAAGCATCACTATCCGCTTCAAAAAAAATACGTGGACCATTCAATTTAGCCTCTAACCAAACTTTAGATTGACAACCATGAATTAATTTATCTTCAGACCTAAATTTGGATGATTTGTTCGATAATTTTTCCCCCAAATCAATCAAATATTCATATTTTTCTTCCCAATTTTTAAGAATTTGAAATTCCTTTTTTATGATTTCTTCTTTTTTACGCAAAGTCATTTCTAAATTTTTAGATAAACAATGAAAATATACACTTTTCTTTTTTTTAAGATAAGTTGATTAATTTATTTCTAGCCATTTTTGCTGCTTTTGTCATATTATGAAGTGATATCAATACTTCCTTCCATTTCCTAGTTTTTAATCCACAATCTGGATTGACCCAAATATTTTCTACAGATATTTTTTTTGAAGCTTTTTTTATTAATTCAAATATTTCTTCTACTGTTGGAATTCTTGGAGAATGAATATCATATACTCCTGGACCTATTTCATTAGGATAAGAAAAAACGGAAAAGGCATCTAATAATTCCATTTTAGATCTAGAAGATTCCATAGTAATAACATCTGCATCCATATCTGCTATATGTTCAAATATATCGTTAAATTCACTATAACACATATGTGTATGAATTTGGGTTTCATCTTTTACTCCACTTGAAGAAATACGAAAAGCTTTAATAGCCCAATTAAAATAAAACTTCCAATATTTTTTTTTCAAAGGTAAACCTTCTCTAAGAGCAGGTTCATCAATTTGAATAATATGAATTCCAGATCTTTCTAAAGATAAAACCTCTTCTCGAATAGCCCAAGCTATTTGATAAGCAGTATGAAAAATAGGTTGATCATCTCTTACAAAAGACCATTGTAAAATTGTTACGGGACCAGTCAACATTCCTTTCATTAATTTTTTTGTGTGAGATTGGGCAAAACATATCCATTCAACGGTCATATCTCCAATACGACTAATATCTCCATAAATAATAGGAGGTTTAACACAACGACTTCCATAACTTTGAACCCATCCATTCTCAGTAGAAAGAATTCCTTTTAATTTATCGGAAAAATATTCTACCATATCAGTCCTTTCAAATTCTCCATGAACTAGTATATCTAAATCTATTTCTTCTTGTTTTTTAACTACATCTATAATAAAATTTTTAATTTTTTCATCATATTTTTCCTGACTCAACTCTTTTTTTCGAAATTTATTTCGTAAACTACGTATTTCTCTTGTCTGAGGAAAAGATCCTATAGTAGTAGTAGGAAATAAAGGAAAATGAAATTTTTCTCTCTGTTTTTTTTGTCTAATATGAAAATGATTATCTCTTTGTATATCTTTTTCTGTTATTTTTGTTGCCCTTTCTTTTATTTTTTTATCATAAAAAATATAGGATGATTTTTCTGATAAAAATAAAGAAGAGTTTTTGATTAAAACTTTCTTATTTCCTTTTATAATTTTTTCTAAATCATTTAATTCGTAAATCTTCTGTTTAGCAAAAGACATTCTATTTTTTATATCTAAGTGAATGTTCTTTTCGGTTTCTATATCTAGAGGAACATGTAAAAGAGAACAATTAGGAGCAATCATAATTCTATCTTCTCCTATAAATTTTATCGCTTTTTCTATTTTTTGGATAGAATTAGCGTAATTATTTTTCCATATATTTCTTCCATTAATAAGTCCTAAAGACAAAATCATTTTTGACTTTTTTGAAAAAAAAGAAATTAGTTTTTCCAATTGACTTGAATTTTCTACTAAATCTATATGTAAAGCTTGAACAGATATATCTTGAAAAAGAGATATATTTTCTGACATATCATCAAAATAAGAAGCTAATAGTATATTGATTCCAGAACAAAATTTAGATATTTCTCCATAGGCATATTTAAAAACTTTTTTTTCTTTTTCAGACATATCTAAAACTAAAATAGGTTCATCTAATTGAATCCAACTGACTCCTTTATCTTTTAGTTTTTGAATAATCTTTATATAAATAGGAACAAGATTTTCTATTAAATCCATTCTATGAAAGGATTTTTCTTTTTCTTTTCCTAAAAATAAATAGGATATAGGTCCAATCAGTACAGGTTTAATTTTTTTTACTGACTTTAATATCTTTTTAGATTCTTCTAATTCATCAAAAATTTTATTCGAAAAAATAGAAAATTTTTGATTTTTATGAAATTCTGGAACAATATAATGATAGTTAGTATTAAACCATTTGGTCATTTCCATCGCTTTAATATCCCACCCGTTTTTTTGAAAACCTCTAGCCATAGAAAAATATAGATCAATATTATGATCCATTGGAATAGAAAGATAAGATTCTGAAATCACTCCCAATAATAAGGACATATCTAGAACATGATCATAAAAACTAAAATCATTACATGGAATTAAATCTAACTCAGCTTTTTCTTGATTTTTCCAATTTTCTTTTTTTATCTTTTTTCCTATTTCAAATAAAACATTAGAATCAATTTTATTTGACCAATAAGCTTCACAAGCTTTTTTTAACTCTCTTTGTATTCCTATACGAGGATAACCCAAATTATGTTTCAACATAAAATAACTTACTTTTATTATTATTGAATTGCATTTTCTATATAAAGAAAAATCCATATATAAAAAATAAATTAAATTTAAATATCCAATAATTGATACAAATATTCCAAAATTTTTTTATCTAAAATAGAGAATCTTATATTTCTTCTATTCATCATAATTTCAGCAGTTTCACAAACTTGATGAAAAGAAATTCTTTTTTTTCTTTGAATTCCTCCTAAATAAAAAGAAGGTATATATCTAGAAGGAAACCCATATCCAAAGATACTATCACCAACGCCTACGATCGTAGCTGTATTAAATTGAGTATTGATTGCTGATTTTGAATGATCTCCCATTATTGTACCAAAAAATTGCAAATCAGTAGGAAAAAAATCTTTTTTTTCATAATTCCAAACTGTAACTTTTTTATAATCATTTCTTAAATTAGAAATATTAGTTCCGGCTCCTAAATTACACCACTCTCCCAAAATAGAATTTCCTAAAAATCCATCATGAACTTTGTTAGAATAAGAAAAAATAACAGAATTAAAAATTTCTCCTCCTACTTTACAAAAAGTAGCAATGCTTGTTCCTCCATATATTTTTGATCCTATATTCAATATAGTATTTTTTCCAATTGATACTGGACCTCTGATAACAGATCCTTCCATAATTTCAACTCCTTTTTCAATATATATAGGTCCAAATTTTGCATTTAATACAATATTATTTGCTTTTATATCTTCTTCTAAAAAAATTTGTTCTTTAAAACAAAGAACATGATTATCCCCCAATAAAGAACAAGATTTTTTTCCTTTTGTAAAAAACAAAAAATCTTTTTTCAATACAGTTTCATTATTCGAAAATATATCCCATGGATATTGAATATGAATAACTTCTTTTATAGAATATGTTTTTTTACATTTTTTGGAAAAAGAAAAAAAATCTTTTTTTCCCAAAAAATTTTTTTTGATAGCAATCATTTTTTCCTTAAAAAAAATAGTTTCATTTTCTTTTAAAGAAAAAAGAATTTGAATTAATTCTTCATTAGGAAGAAATGAAGAATTAATTAACAATACATCTTCAAAAAAAGAATCTTCTTTTTTTGAATATTTCTTTGAAAGAAATGGTTGTGTAATAATATCATATGCATTTTTTCCAATATACTTTTCCCATCTTTCTTTTATCGTAAATAACCCCAATCGAATTTCTGATACAGGTCTAGTTAATGTAATAGGAAATAGGCTTTTCCATTCTGTGCCATCATATAATATAAAATTCATATAAATCTATTTCTAGAATTTTTTATATTTTTCATATTTTTTCTTAAATTTTTCTGCGGGACCTGTTTTTCCTAAAAATCTTTTTTCTCCAGTAAAAAACGGATGTGAATAACTAGATATTTCCATTTTATATAATGGATATTCATTTCCATTTATATGGATAAAATCCTTTGTTATAACTGTAGATTTACAAATAATCATTTTTTCATTATTAATATCTTTAAAAACAACAGGTCTATAATTTTTTGGATGTATTTTTTTTTTCATATTTATTTATTTTTTTGGAAAACGATAAAGCATACCATTGATATTCATTCCAGCACCCAAGGAAGCCATAAGAATTGTATTTCCAGGTTTTATTTCATGAGAAGGCATTTTTCCTTTAAGAATCAAATCTAATAAAGTAGGAACAGTAGCTACAGAAGAATTTCCAAATTTATGGATTGTCATAGGCATAATTTGAGATAAAAAATCCTTTTCTAAAGATGTATAATTATATAATTTCAATAATCTTTCTAAAATTGCATAATCCATTTTAGCATTAGCTTGATGAATAAGAATTTTATGAACATCTTGAAGATGTAAATTAGCATAATCAAGTATACTTTTTATCATATTTGGAACTTCTGTTAATGCATATTCATAAATTCTTCTTCCATTCATTCTAATATTAACTAAAGATTTTTTATAATTGGGATTTAAAGAAGGTCCATTAATTAAATAATATAATTTTTCATTATTATCACATTGAGTATCGTAATGAATAATTCCATATTTTTCGTTTTCTAAATATTCTATAGCAGATAATACAGCCGCTCCTGCACCATCGGAAAAAATCATTGCATTTCTATCATGTGGATCTATAACTTGAGATAAGGTTTCAGAACTAGTAATCAATATATTTTTAGCATATCTAGATCTTAAAAGTTGATCCGCTAGAATCATTCCTTCTATCCAACCTGTACAACCAAAAATCATATCATATGGTCTACATTTTTTATTTTTTATTTTAAGTTTATTTTTAATTTTTGCAGAAATAGAGGGAACAAGATCAGATTGATAAGAAATAGGATGAATATCTCCATAATTATGAGCCGATATGATATAATCTATTTTTTCTTTACAAATTTTAGAATTTTTCAGAGCTTTTTTTGCTGCAATTGCCGCAATATCAGAATTAAATAATCCTTCATCTACATATCTTCTTTCCTCTATTTCTGTAATTTTTTGAAATTTATGAATGATTTCTTTATTAGATTTTTTAATTTTGAAACCTTTACTATCATAAAATTTATGTTTCAGAAAATGATTTCTTTTTATAATCTTTTTCGGTAAATAATGTCCCGTTCCTGTAATGATTGATCGAATCATTTTTTTAAAGAATAAACCAAAAATTAGTAATTAAAAAATCAAAAAGATAAAGTTCTTAAAAAGAATTCAAAAAACCGTTTTTTTCTTCATAATTTTTTTTTAATAGATTCCAAAAATATTAATATTTATTTTATGAATAAATACCATCCTTCTTCAAAAGAAGAAAAACTGAAAAAAATGTTTGATCATATTGCTAAAAAATATGATTTAATCAATCATATATTATCTTTTGGAATAGATTTTCTTTGGAGAAGAAAAGCGATTCATTTATTGTACAAATTTAGCGAAAAAAAAATTCTAAGAATATTAGATTTAGCTACTGGTACTGGAGATTTAGCTATTTTATTAGCTAATAAATTTAAACACGCTTATATTACAGGATTAGATCCATCTGATAAAATGTTGAAAATAGCCAAACAAAAAATAAAAAAAAATCTTCTTGAAAAAAGAATTCAAATTATTCAAGGATATTCGCAATATATTCCATTTCAAAATGAAACTTTTGATATAGTAACTATTGCTTTCGGAATAAGAAATTTTCAATACATTCATTTTTCTATGAAAGAAATTTATAGAATTTTAAAACCTTCAGGAATTTTAGTAATTTTAGAATTTTCTAAACCTTCCAATTATTGGATAAGAAAAATTTATTATTTTTATTCTCATTTTATTATAAAAAAAATAGGAAGTTTGATTTCAAAAAATCATTTTGCTTATAATTATTTAAAAAAATCTATATTTTCTTTCCCCTATTGCAACAAAAAAATGAGTAATCTTTTAAAATTTCATAAATTTAATCCTCTTCATATTCAAAAATTAACTTTTGGAATTGTGTCTCTTTATTTAGTCAAAAAATAATAAAAATAAATGAAAAAATTAATTTTTAAATCCTTATAAATAAAATATTTTTTCATAATGATAAAGTATTTATCTAGATATTTCACGTCTATTTTTCTTAAAAAA is a window from the Blattabacterium cuenoti STAT genome containing:
- a CDS encoding aldehyde dehydrogenase family protein, with protein sequence MFQTINPVDNKVLNTYHYLSSKNINIKLYEAQNAYQKWKNYSFNSKVQCLRRLYSCIQKNKNLIAYSITQEMGKPITQSYAEVNKSINLCEYYCDLKKSIFFEKIFTEYKDSYVIFESIGSILGIMPWNYPIWQTIRSTIPNLLLGNVILIKPSINTTECSLILEKIFLESDFPKGIFQILLIDINQIESVIAHPIIQGVTFTGSTLTGGIIGSLSGKYIKKSILELGGNDAFVVLKDVKNIKKIAKIATKSRLNNTGQTCISAKRFVVDKSIIDDFIEAVIQEMKTYNKGNLYDESTKIGYISRSDLSEKLYQQYKTIIINGGKICLEIIKDGNFFYPSLLKVENNNCIVKEEEIFGPIGIIFPFSQEKEIPDIVNNTPYGLGTSIWTKDLEKAEKISRKINTGMIFINEVVKSDPRFPFGGVKKSGYGRELSDLTIKEFSNWKTVIIKEL
- the frr gene encoding ribosome recycling factor, which produces MDELNDIFSYCQKNMEKILEQLKKEIHRVRLGSKSISSFLGKIKIKCYGTFFPLIEVANISIIDNMNISIHPWDRSIISNIDKAIINANLGFMPTNKGDFIHIHLPTITEESRINFIKKIKLQTEHAKVLVREIRKKNNQRIKKLKISEDISKIGENSIQKITNEYIQKIEKFFLYKKKEILGR
- a CDS encoding putative sugar nucleotidyl transferase, with protein sequence MNFILYDGTEWKSLFPITLTRPVSEIRLGLFTIKERWEKYIGKNAYDIITQPFLSKKYSKKEDSFFEDVLLINSSFLPNEELIQILFSLKENETIFFKEKMIAIKKNFLGKKDFFSFSKKCKKTYSIKEVIHIQYPWDIFSNNETVLKKDFLFFTKGKKSCSLLGDNHVLCFKEQIFLEEDIKANNIVLNAKFGPIYIEKGVEIMEGSVIRGPVSIGKNTILNIGSKIYGGTSIATFCKVGGEIFNSVIFSYSNKVHDGFLGNSILGEWCNLGAGTNISNLRNDYKKVTVWNYEKKDFFPTDLQFFGTIMGDHSKSAINTQFNTATIVGVGDSIFGYGFPSRYIPSFYLGGIQRKKRISFHQVCETAEIMMNRRNIRFSILDKKILEYLYQLLDI
- the metE gene encoding 5-methyltetrahydropteroyltriglutamate--homocysteine S-methyltransferase, producing the protein MLKHNLGYPRIGIQRELKKACEAYWSNKIDSNVLFEIGKKIKKENWKNQEKAELDLIPCNDFSFYDHVLDMSLLLGVISESYLSIPMDHNIDLYFSMARGFQKNGWDIKAMEMTKWFNTNYHYIVPEFHKNQKFSIFSNKIFDELEESKKILKSVKKIKPVLIGPISYLFLGKEKEKSFHRMDLIENLVPIYIKIIQKLKDKGVSWIQLDEPILVLDMSEKEKKVFKYAYGEISKFCSGINILLASYFDDMSENISLFQDISVQALHIDLVENSSQLEKLISFFSKKSKMILSLGLINGRNIWKNNYANSIQKIEKAIKFIGEDRIMIAPNCSLLHVPLDIETEKNIHLDIKNRMSFAKQKIYELNDLEKIIKGNKKVLIKNSSLFLSEKSSYIFYDKKIKERATKITEKDIQRDNHFHIRQKKQREKFHFPLFPTTTIGSFPQTREIRSLRNKFRKKELSQEKYDEKIKNFIIDVVKKQEEIDLDILVHGEFERTDMVEYFSDKLKGILSTENGWVQSYGSRCVKPPIIYGDISRIGDMTVEWICFAQSHTKKLMKGMLTGPVTILQWSFVRDDQPIFHTAYQIAWAIREEVLSLERSGIHIIQIDEPALREGLPLKKKYWKFYFNWAIKAFRISSSGVKDETQIHTHMCYSEFNDIFEHIADMDADVITMESSRSKMELLDAFSVFSYPNEIGPGVYDIHSPRIPTVEEIFELIKKASKKISVENIWVNPDCGLKTRKWKEVLISLHNMTKAAKMARNKLINLS
- the ubiE gene encoding bifunctional demethylmenaquinone methyltransferase/2-methoxy-6-polyprenyl-1,4-benzoquinol methylase UbiE, with product MNKYHPSSKEEKLKKMFDHIAKKYDLINHILSFGIDFLWRRKAIHLLYKFSEKKILRILDLATGTGDLAILLANKFKHAYITGLDPSDKMLKIAKQKIKKNLLEKRIQIIQGYSQYIPFQNETFDIVTIAFGIRNFQYIHFSMKEIYRILKPSGILVILEFSKPSNYWIRKIYYFYSHFIIKKIGSLISKNHFAYNYLKKSIFSFPYCNKKMSNLLKFHKFNPLHIQKLTFGIVSLYLVKK
- a CDS encoding type B 50S ribosomal protein L31, encoding MKKKIHPKNYRPVVFKDINNEKMIICKSTVITKDFIHINGNEYPLYKMEISSYSHPFFTGEKRFLGKTGPAEKFKKKYEKYKKF
- a CDS encoding 3-oxoacyl-ACP synthase III family protein — protein: MIRSIITGTGHYLPKKIIKRNHFLKHKFYDSKGFKIKKSNKEIIHKFQKITEIEERRYVDEGLFNSDIAAIAAKKALKNSKICKEKIDYIISAHNYGDIHPISYQSDLVPSISAKIKNKLKIKNKKCRPYDMIFGCTGWIEGMILADQLLRSRYAKNILITSSETLSQVIDPHDRNAMIFSDGAGAAVLSAIEYLENEKYGIIHYDTQCDNNEKLYYLINGPSLNPNYKKSLVNIRMNGRRIYEYALTEVPNMIKSILDYANLHLQDVHKILIHQANAKMDYAILERLLKLYNYTSLEKDFLSQIMPMTIHKFGNSSVATVPTLLDLILKGKMPSHEIKPGNTILMASLGAGMNINGMLYRFPKK
- the rpoN gene encoding RNA polymerase factor sigma-54; amino-acid sequence: MLKQQLSQKSQHKLSPQQIRLMKLVQLSTLDFEQKVQQELEENPALEEENCSDLEEYSEVLEENKTDITEDKTQSSDIYDIDNEYFSDDEIEDFQINNPKNYSSKKYIPIISEISFQEYLKNQLHTFFLNKKDLLIADFILGNIDDDGYIRRKILSIADDIFLILGKTVSPEKIEKLLVNYIQKLDPIGVGSRNLQECLLIQLNKKKINKEVFLSKKIIRDYFDSFVKKHYKKLQKKLGITKKNLRKVLDQIKKLNPKPGKIYSDNTKNLNHIIPDFDIYVSDEKLELTLNQKNIPEIKISSLYLDMLKSYQSEKNVKKNEETIVFLKKKIDSAKWFVDAIKQRQNTLMLTMNAIMDYQKEYFLTGDPVKIKPMILKNISQKIGVGISTVSRVANSKYVNTPYGTFLIKSFFSEKMINQKGKEISSIEIKKLLKESIDKENKKKPFTDEKLSKILKKKGYLIARRTIAKYRNQMHFPVARMRKNL
- the asnS gene encoding asparagine--tRNA ligase encodes the protein MIKKYSIKELLNKGKFFINKKVLVEGWIRSFRYSIFIILNDGSTIQNLQIVLSKNKLDKTIMKKITIGSSIRVIGIVKKSVGKKQYIELQSLKINIYELVNSDILQKSILQPKKHSFEKLREQAHLRFRTNIFSCIMRIRHHIAFCIHKYFHEHGFFYLHTPIITTSNCEGSGKMFQITTMDFKKNKLIDYTKDFFKCKTYLSVSGQLEAETASLGLGKVYTFGPVFRAEDSNTSRHLSEFWMIEPEIAFYHLEENINLAENFVKFVIQYTIENSTEDLIFLNQYLEKWNKKKKNYLLEKLELILKFPFKKISYTETIKILDQEEKKKNIKFSHPITWGMDLQSEHEQYLVDKYFKKIPVIIFDYPCNIKAFYMRMNNDGKTVRAMDILFPEIGEIIGGSQREERYDILLQRMKDTNIDINKLWWYLDTRRFGSVPHSGFGLGFDRLVQFITGMNNIRDVIPFPRTPKNADF
- a CDS encoding SufE family protein translates to MTLRKKEEIIKKEFQILKNWEEKYEYLIDLGEKLSNKSSKFRSEDKLIHGCQSKVWLEAKLNGPRIFFEADSDALLPRGMAALMIQVYSGLFPFEIIYSNASFIYEIGFQTFLSPIRANGIFLFFKKIKFYAAALNSKITVSLGRI